In one window of Halopiger aswanensis DNA:
- a CDS encoding TRAP transporter large permease yields MSELLLIGVLFLGALLAMYALGVPVGIAMGATCVLVMISPFGRGLNYGVIAQQLLYGLNSFTLLAIPFYLLLGRLMNRIGMTQRIFDLANAMVGQFRGGIAHVNIVASMIFSGMSGLAVADAAGLGRVEYTAMRDQGYEKDISLGVTGSSAIIGPIIPPSVPIIIYAVLAEESIGQLFLGGILPGILIGLFIMALVFFFVYRRGYDTEDTFDLETFWACLKEAVFPLFAPILIIGGILTGTFTATEAGAIAVVYTILLGMFVYNELTLRGLFEELQYGMVETFSLTFIVGIASLYGLVALQLRLPILMADSITAFSNDPTIVILLLVGLLLIVGTFMETIAAITILVPIFMPILDLTGIDPLHFGIVMILTLMLGLLTPPFGVILFVLEKVTDATLEEAIKGVLPYYVPILAVLLLTIFVPEIVTYPATELMGS; encoded by the coding sequence ATGAGTGAGCTCCTACTGATCGGGGTCCTGTTCCTCGGTGCGCTGCTCGCCATGTACGCGCTCGGTGTTCCCGTCGGGATCGCGATGGGCGCGACCTGCGTCCTTGTGATGATTTCGCCGTTCGGTCGGGGACTCAACTACGGCGTCATCGCTCAGCAGTTGCTCTACGGGCTCAACAGCTTCACACTGCTTGCGATCCCATTCTACCTCCTTCTGGGGCGGTTGATGAACCGGATTGGCATGACACAGCGGATCTTCGATCTAGCAAACGCCATGGTCGGCCAGTTCCGCGGCGGAATCGCCCACGTTAACATCGTCGCGAGCATGATCTTCTCGGGCATGTCCGGGCTGGCCGTCGCGGACGCAGCGGGACTCGGGCGCGTTGAGTACACTGCGATGCGCGATCAAGGGTACGAGAAGGACATTTCGCTCGGCGTTACGGGATCGTCGGCTATCATCGGCCCCATTATCCCGCCGAGCGTCCCGATTATTATCTACGCCGTCCTCGCTGAGGAGTCAATCGGCCAGCTGTTCCTCGGCGGTATCCTTCCCGGAATCCTCATCGGCCTGTTCATCATGGCCCTCGTGTTTTTCTTCGTCTACAGACGAGGCTACGACACCGAGGATACCTTCGACCTCGAGACCTTCTGGGCGTGTCTAAAGGAGGCAGTGTTCCCGCTGTTCGCGCCGATCCTCATTATCGGCGGGATTCTGACGGGGACGTTCACCGCCACCGAGGCAGGCGCCATCGCTGTCGTCTACACCATCCTCCTGGGGATGTTCGTCTACAATGAGCTCACCCTCAGGGGGCTCTTCGAGGAGCTCCAGTACGGGATGGTCGAGACGTTCTCGCTGACGTTCATCGTCGGTATCGCATCGCTATACGGCCTCGTCGCCCTGCAGCTTCGCCTCCCGATCCTGATGGCCGACTCGATCACGGCCTTCTCTAACGACCCCACGATCGTCATCCTCCTGCTGGTCGGGCTCCTGTTGATCGTCGGGACGTTCATGGAGACGATCGCCGCGATCACCATCCTCGTCCCGATCTTCATGCCCATCCTCGATCTCACAGGTATTGATCCGCTCCACTTCGGGATCGTGATGATCCTCACGCTGATGTTAGGGCTGCTTACCCCGCCGTTCGGCGTCATCCTCTTTGTCCTCGAGAAGGTGACCGACGCCACCCTCGAGGAGGCGATAAAGGGCGTCCTGCCCTACTACGTGCCGATCCTTGCGGTGCTGTTGCTGACGATTTTCGTCCCCGAGATCGTCACGTACCCGGCAACGGAGCTGATGGGGAGCTGA
- a CDS encoding TRAP transporter substrate-binding protein, with protein sequence MTIASTFEPGHILVQAAENFQERIEEESDGDIAVEISPGGAYGSEDEIGEIVSQGGVEAHSAGSFPYFQFASEYWFFGCPFVLSDYDQLLSVLESDEMQEAHDALVENGNQRPIGQQIYRGARHFTSNTPIRTPDDVDGLNLRLPELDPWVQIWEEVGASPTPVALDELYSALEQGTADASEGGAEQISSFNLHEVQSHLSLTGHLIANGNIYINESFYQGLDETYQDLIMEVGQEATQEAAEESQNREEELIDELESEGMEIVDDVDNEAFQAEAEPAVEQLFEDTWAFDWDTVRNM encoded by the coding sequence ATGACGATCGCCAGCACCTTCGAACCGGGCCACATTCTCGTCCAAGCCGCAGAGAACTTCCAGGAACGGATCGAGGAGGAGTCCGACGGCGATATTGCCGTCGAAATCAGTCCCGGTGGCGCTTACGGATCGGAGGACGAGATCGGCGAGATCGTCAGTCAGGGGGGCGTCGAAGCGCACTCGGCGGGAAGTTTCCCGTACTTCCAGTTCGCATCGGAGTACTGGTTCTTCGGCTGCCCGTTTGTGCTCTCGGACTACGACCAGTTGCTTTCCGTACTCGAGAGCGACGAGATGCAGGAGGCACACGACGCGCTCGTCGAGAACGGCAACCAGCGTCCGATCGGGCAACAGATCTATCGCGGCGCCCGTCACTTCACGTCGAACACGCCGATCCGAACGCCTGACGACGTCGACGGGCTCAACCTGCGACTTCCGGAGTTGGACCCCTGGGTCCAGATCTGGGAGGAAGTCGGGGCGTCGCCGACCCCGGTTGCGCTGGACGAACTGTACAGTGCCCTCGAGCAGGGCACGGCCGATGCCTCTGAGGGTGGGGCTGAACAGATCAGTTCGTTCAACCTCCACGAGGTCCAGAGTCACCTGAGCCTAACGGGACACCTCATCGCCAATGGGAACATCTACATCAACGAGTCCTTCTACCAGGGACTCGACGAGACGTACCAAGACCTGATCATGGAAGTCGGTCAGGAGGCGACACAAGAGGCCGCCGAGGAGTCTCAGAATCGCGAAGAGGAACTCATCGACGAACTCGAAAGCGAGGGGATGGAGATCGTCGATGACGTTGACAATGAGGCCTTCCAGGCGGAAGCCGAGCCGGCCGTCGAGCAACTGTTCGAGGACACGTGGGCCTTCGACTGGGACACTGTCCGAAACATGTGA
- a CDS encoding SDR family NAD(P)-dependent oxidoreductase: MVGQTTYDYRGESAIVTGSTSGIGRGIAKAFAEADANVVVNARTTDDVEETAAELDEVGNGRVIGVPADLSSPDAIDRLVDRSIDAFGEITVLVNNAAVWPEEESMVTAPLEDWETAMHVNVRAQFYASQLVAQHMLERGLEGAIVNVTSQTADRRTGGRGLYGTSKTAVNGLTWRMAHELAQEGIRMNAVSTDVTESRQLRYEAEQIAAEQSDRTAEDVLEEWGNERPLGRLGQPRDVANAVLYLCSDAGSYVVGTIVRVSGGGNLQ, encoded by the coding sequence ATGGTCGGACAGACGACGTACGACTACCGCGGGGAATCGGCGATCGTTACCGGCTCGACCAGCGGTATCGGCCGCGGCATCGCGAAAGCGTTCGCCGAAGCTGATGCGAACGTCGTCGTCAATGCCCGGACTACGGACGACGTCGAGGAAACCGCCGCAGAACTCGACGAGGTGGGCAACGGACGCGTCATCGGTGTACCGGCAGATCTCTCCAGTCCCGACGCAATCGACAGACTCGTCGATCGTTCGATCGACGCGTTCGGCGAGATCACCGTCCTCGTCAACAACGCCGCGGTCTGGCCCGAGGAGGAATCGATGGTGACGGCTCCCCTCGAAGACTGGGAGACGGCGATGCACGTCAACGTTCGCGCGCAGTTTTACGCCTCGCAACTCGTCGCACAGCACATGCTCGAACGCGGTCTCGAGGGAGCGATCGTAAACGTGACGAGCCAGACGGCCGATCGACGGACGGGCGGGCGCGGCCTGTACGGAACGTCGAAAACGGCGGTCAACGGGCTCACGTGGCGGATGGCACACGAGCTCGCACAGGAAGGGATTCGAATGAACGCCGTCTCGACGGACGTCACCGAGTCCCGCCAGCTCCGGTACGAAGCCGAGCAGATCGCCGCGGAGCAGTCGGACCGGACCGCCGAGGACGTACTCGAGGAGTGGGGCAACGAACGGCCACTGGGTCGACTTGGACAGCCACGTGACGTCGCCAATGCGGTCCTGTACCTCTGTAGCGACGCGGGGTCGTACGTCGTCGGGACGATCGTCCGCGTCAGCGGCGGTGGAAACCTCCAGTAG
- a CDS encoding Gfo/Idh/MocA family protein → MTYTAGIIGTGGIAGMGILGMHDEERIGREKITASHAGGFEAQDEIELVAVADVDEANLEQFGDAWEIPPDRRYVGHEAMLEAETLDIVSVCTPSYLHHKHVVDAARSAADPDLIWCEKPIASSVTDADEMVAACEETDTELLVNHSFRFTEKLQQLRTLVQEEGILGEPLSVTTQFRMELLRNSTHLLDTLVYLLDARAEIVSGYVNGTNEAVDDLEAAREVDDAGGGGFVVMDDDTFVTIDCTIPRDSSSMTLQFIGDAGKLYLNNDDGEWRYWRLEDGEHVEAPLRGIDGSWTWEDDYERAFANAAAHIVDVLEGRAENRSTGVEATRSLEIIIGLYLSHHSGGKVEIPLARPLRDVRVTSW, encoded by the coding sequence ATGACCTACACGGCAGGCATCATCGGGACGGGCGGCATCGCCGGCATGGGCATTCTCGGCATGCACGACGAGGAGCGGATCGGTCGCGAGAAGATCACGGCCAGCCACGCCGGCGGCTTCGAGGCGCAAGACGAGATCGAACTCGTCGCCGTCGCGGACGTCGACGAGGCGAACCTCGAGCAGTTCGGCGACGCGTGGGAGATTCCGCCCGATCGGCGGTACGTCGGCCACGAGGCGATGCTCGAGGCGGAGACGCTCGACATCGTCTCGGTCTGTACGCCCTCCTATCTCCACCACAAGCACGTCGTGGACGCGGCGCGGTCGGCCGCCGATCCCGATCTCATCTGGTGCGAGAAACCGATCGCCTCGTCGGTTACCGACGCCGATGAGATGGTCGCAGCCTGCGAGGAGACGGACACCGAACTGCTCGTGAACCACTCGTTTCGCTTCACCGAGAAACTCCAGCAGCTTCGGACCCTCGTTCAAGAAGAGGGAATCCTCGGCGAGCCGCTGTCGGTCACCACGCAGTTTCGCATGGAGTTACTCCGGAACTCGACGCATCTGCTCGATACGCTCGTCTACCTGCTCGACGCCCGCGCCGAAATCGTCTCAGGGTACGTGAACGGCACCAACGAGGCCGTCGATGACCTCGAGGCCGCCCGGGAGGTCGACGACGCCGGCGGCGGCGGCTTCGTCGTGATGGACGACGACACCTTCGTCACCATCGACTGTACGATCCCCCGCGACAGTTCCTCGATGACGCTGCAGTTCATCGGCGACGCGGGGAAACTGTACCTGAACAACGATGACGGCGAGTGGCGCTACTGGCGCCTCGAGGACGGCGAGCACGTCGAAGCACCCTTACGCGGTATCGATGGATCCTGGACTTGGGAGGACGATTACGAGCGCGCGTTCGCAAACGCCGCCGCCCACATCGTCGACGTGCTCGAGGGGCGAGCCGAAAACAGGTCGACGGGAGTCGAGGCGACTCGATCGCTCGAGATCATCATCGGTCTCTATCTCTCCCATCACTCGGGTGGCAAGGTAGAGATTCCGTTGGCGCGGCCGCTGCGAGACGTTCGCGTGACCTCGTGGTGA
- a CDS encoding SDR family NAD(P)-dependent oxidoreductase, producing MAADLTDTNAFVVGASRGIGRAIAEAYADCGANIAIAARSIDDLEAVAASVSSDCISIECDVCDEEAVEGAVAAAIDAFGPIDVAVNSAGTIARGRLHDADTEDLIRIIDVNLLGALRVSKHVLPSLMETEGTLIHISSEAGSVGVPNLPAYCASKGGLDALVRQLALDYGPDGVSVTGIAPGTTKTPLNEEVRERDPSWVDERAAEIPYGRLGLPEDISSLAVFLASDRSEYLTGEIVHVDGGSTA from the coding sequence ATGGCAGCTGATTTGACCGATACAAACGCGTTCGTCGTTGGCGCGAGTCGCGGAATCGGCCGCGCAATTGCCGAAGCTTACGCCGACTGCGGGGCGAATATCGCGATCGCCGCACGGTCGATCGACGATCTCGAAGCCGTTGCTGCGTCTGTTTCGAGCGACTGCATTTCGATCGAGTGCGACGTCTGTGACGAGGAGGCGGTCGAAGGCGCAGTCGCGGCCGCCATCGATGCATTCGGTCCCATTGATGTCGCCGTCAACAGCGCAGGAACAATCGCCCGCGGCCGTCTGCACGACGCCGATACTGAGGATTTGATTCGCATTATCGACGTGAATCTGCTCGGTGCATTGCGTGTAAGCAAACACGTCCTTCCGTCGTTGATGGAAACGGAGGGAACGCTGATTCACATATCGTCGGAGGCGGGCTCGGTCGGTGTCCCGAATTTACCGGCCTACTGTGCCAGTAAAGGGGGTCTCGATGCGCTGGTGCGGCAACTTGCGCTCGACTACGGCCCCGACGGGGTTTCGGTGACAGGGATCGCACCCGGAACCACGAAGACGCCGTTGAACGAGGAGGTCCGAGAGCGCGATCCGTCGTGGGTTGACGAGCGAGCCGCGGAGATCCCGTACGGTCGGCTCGGGTTGCCGGAAGATATCAGTTCGCTCGCAGTGTTTCTGGCGAGCGATCGATCCGAGTATCTGACCGGAGAGATCGTTCACGTCGATGGCGGGTCAACTGCGTAA
- a CDS encoding LUD domain-containing protein codes for MNASSTVVPSDEFESELADRIEIPAVGAELPFDGLSLSDAPVTLDPSPAQLREAVTGVTGSRLGIASLGTVAVESRPEGDEFVALYPEQHVVVVRERDIRADLSDAFGWIRSEFEAGRQSFILATGPSSTGDMGELVQGVHGPEHVHIVIVTDNE; via the coding sequence TTGAACGCGTCATCGACCGTCGTCCCGTCCGACGAGTTCGAGTCCGAACTCGCGGACCGAATCGAGATTCCCGCCGTCGGGGCCGAACTCCCGTTCGACGGTCTTTCCCTCTCGGACGCACCGGTAACGCTCGACCCGTCACCTGCACAGCTTCGGGAGGCCGTTACGGGAGTCACCGGGTCTCGGCTGGGTATCGCCTCGCTGGGGACCGTTGCCGTGGAATCGCGCCCGGAAGGCGACGAATTCGTGGCGCTGTACCCGGAGCAACACGTGGTCGTCGTCAGGGAGCGCGACATCAGAGCGGACCTCTCGGATGCCTTCGGGTGGATTCGGTCCGAGTTCGAGGCGGGACGACAGTCGTTCATCCTCGCGACCGGTCCGAGCTCGACCGGCGACATGGGCGAGCTCGTCCAGGGGGTCCACGGACCCGAACACGTCCACATCGTCATCGTCACCGACAATGAGTGA
- a CDS encoding mandelate racemase family protein — MAPTITRIESREFQYPLEDIGTDEHGFNLVYEPGETTWRKLFGIKIYTDEGITGEYVGGNSPGAAQINMFADYLVGKNPLEREKHWSEIKRALRKYDRMGIGPIDIALWDFAGKYYDAPIHELLGTYRTEIPAYASTYHGDENGGLDSPEAFADFAEECLERGFPGYKIHGWGGSDASRDLDREIASIEAVGERVGDEMDLMFDPACEYETFADALKVGHALDEQCFLWYEDPYRDGGISQHGHRKLREQLETPILQTEHIRGLESHADFVANGGTDFVRADPEYDAGITGAMKVVHMAESFGLDVEFHAPGPAQRHCIAATRNTNYYEMALVHPECQNTQPPVYEGGYSDMMDTVDENGRVTVPDGPGLGVDYDWDYIEENQTGQLHVYE; from the coding sequence ATGGCACCGACGATCACACGGATCGAAAGTCGGGAATTCCAGTACCCGCTCGAGGACATCGGGACCGACGAGCACGGGTTCAATCTCGTCTACGAGCCCGGCGAGACGACGTGGCGGAAGCTGTTCGGCATCAAGATCTACACCGACGAGGGGATCACCGGCGAGTACGTCGGCGGGAACTCGCCCGGCGCGGCCCAGATCAACATGTTCGCCGACTATCTCGTCGGAAAGAACCCGCTCGAACGCGAGAAACACTGGAGCGAGATCAAGCGGGCGCTGCGAAAGTACGATCGGATGGGGATCGGGCCGATCGACATCGCGCTGTGGGACTTCGCCGGGAAGTACTACGACGCGCCGATCCACGAGTTGTTAGGCACGTATCGGACGGAGATTCCGGCCTACGCCTCGACCTACCACGGCGACGAAAACGGCGGCCTCGACTCGCCCGAGGCCTTCGCCGACTTCGCCGAGGAGTGTCTCGAGCGCGGGTTCCCGGGGTACAAGATCCACGGCTGGGGCGGCAGCGACGCGAGTCGCGACCTCGATCGCGAGATCGCGTCGATCGAAGCGGTCGGCGAACGAGTCGGCGACGAGATGGACCTCATGTTCGATCCAGCTTGCGAGTACGAGACGTTCGCCGACGCGCTCAAGGTCGGGCACGCGCTCGACGAACAGTGTTTCCTCTGGTACGAGGATCCCTACCGGGACGGCGGCATCTCCCAGCACGGCCACCGCAAGCTCCGGGAGCAACTCGAGACGCCGATCCTCCAGACGGAACACATTCGCGGCCTCGAGTCCCACGCCGATTTTGTCGCCAACGGCGGCACCGACTTCGTCCGTGCGGATCCCGAATACGACGCGGGGATTACGGGTGCGATGAAGGTCGTCCACATGGCCGAATCGTTCGGCCTGGACGTCGAGTTCCACGCGCCGGGGCCCGCCCAGCGCCACTGTATCGCGGCGACGCGGAACACGAACTACTACGAGATGGCGCTCGTTCATCCGGAGTGTCAGAACACCCAGCCGCCGGTGTACGAGGGCGGCTACTCCGATATGATGGATACCGTCGACGAGAACGGTCGCGTCACCGTTCCGGACGGCCCCGGGCTCGGCGTCGACTACGACTGGGACTACATCGAGGAGAATCAGACGGGTCAGTTACACGTCTACGAGTGA
- a CDS encoding IclR family transcriptional regulator, whose translation MGKNGSTGSNRVQAVTNVFEIIEEVGELGSCGVRELATHMDLPKSTVHVYLKTLEEIGYVVKRNGEYRLSFRFLNTGGQVRHNNRHYQAGRNEVDELARTTGEVATMGCEERGYRVMLYRTEPTGAIFNNAPTGEYTRMHWTALGKALLSRKSADEIEDIVDRRGLPQATEHTIVDRDALREEIESIRSRGYAVENEERVAGVKSVAVPIETDDETPDVAISVAGPKHDFDENRIQEELLPALRNTANVIELKTKHY comes from the coding sequence ATGGGCAAAAACGGGTCGACGGGGTCGAACCGAGTGCAGGCGGTGACGAACGTCTTCGAGATCATCGAAGAAGTAGGAGAACTCGGTAGCTGCGGCGTTCGGGAGCTCGCGACGCACATGGATCTCCCGAAGAGCACGGTCCACGTCTACCTCAAGACGCTTGAGGAGATCGGATACGTAGTGAAACGGAACGGGGAGTACCGACTCAGCTTTCGCTTCCTGAACACGGGCGGGCAGGTACGACACAATAACAGACACTATCAGGCAGGGAGAAACGAAGTCGACGAACTCGCACGAACGACCGGCGAAGTCGCGACGATGGGCTGTGAAGAGCGGGGATACCGGGTCATGCTGTACCGGACGGAGCCAACGGGCGCTATCTTCAACAACGCACCGACCGGTGAGTATACGCGGATGCACTGGACGGCACTCGGCAAAGCGCTCCTGTCCCGGAAGTCCGCGGACGAAATCGAGGATATCGTCGATCGGCGCGGGTTACCGCAGGCGACGGAACATACGATCGTCGATCGCGACGCATTGCGGGAGGAGATCGAATCGATCCGCTCGCGAGGATACGCCGTCGAGAACGAAGAGCGTGTCGCGGGCGTCAAGTCGGTTGCCGTTCCGATCGAAACCGACGACGAGACGCCAGACGTTGCGATCTCGGTCGCCGGTCCGAAACACGACTTTGACGAGAACCGCATTCAGGAGGAGCTGCTGCCCGCGCTCCGAAACACCGCGAACGTCATCGAACTCAAGACGAAACACTACTGA
- a CDS encoding NAD(P)-dependent alcohol dehydrogenase, with protein MKAATLVDAGTMEVRTREQPEPGPSEVLVEVRNVGICGSDVHWYDHGRMGDRTVDEPLVLGHESAGRVVETGRDVVDVAVGDAVAIEPGIPCEQCDYCRSGRYNLCPDVAFMATPGTDGAFREYVAWPADYVHTLPPSVSTREGALCEPVSVGIQAVRRADVEVGDTVLVTGAGPIGLLAMDVARAAGAANIAVVDIIPAKLERAADRGADLAIDNREADVAAAVRDEFGAGVDVAIEATGSPPAIESALEAPRPDGTAVLVGLAPNETVPVDTFELVRRQVDVRGSYRFANTYSTAISLLEAGRIDAAGTIDVELPIDRIGDAFERAKEPDVVKGMITMD; from the coding sequence ATGAAAGCCGCGACGCTCGTCGACGCGGGAACGATGGAGGTCCGGACTCGAGAGCAGCCAGAACCCGGTCCGTCGGAGGTTCTCGTCGAGGTACGCAACGTCGGCATCTGCGGTTCGGACGTTCACTGGTACGATCACGGCCGGATGGGTGACCGGACCGTCGACGAGCCGCTCGTGCTCGGTCACGAAAGCGCGGGTCGGGTCGTCGAAACCGGCCGCGACGTCGTCGACGTTGCCGTCGGCGACGCGGTCGCGATCGAACCGGGGATTCCCTGCGAGCAGTGTGACTATTGTCGCAGCGGGCGGTACAACCTGTGTCCGGACGTGGCGTTTATGGCGACGCCGGGTACCGACGGCGCGTTCCGGGAGTACGTCGCCTGGCCGGCGGACTACGTCCACACGCTCCCGCCGTCAGTCTCCACCCGTGAGGGCGCGCTGTGCGAACCGGTGAGCGTCGGCATTCAAGCCGTCCGACGAGCCGACGTCGAGGTGGGTGATACCGTACTCGTCACCGGTGCGGGTCCCATCGGCCTTCTCGCGATGGACGTCGCGAGGGCGGCCGGCGCTGCGAATATAGCGGTCGTCGACATCATTCCCGCGAAGTTAGAGCGAGCTGCCGATCGGGGCGCGGATCTCGCGATCGACAACCGGGAAGCGGATGTCGCGGCGGCGGTCCGCGACGAGTTCGGCGCCGGCGTCGACGTTGCGATCGAGGCGACCGGTTCGCCGCCGGCTATCGAATCGGCTCTCGAGGCGCCGCGGCCGGACGGGACCGCGGTCTTGGTCGGGCTCGCACCCAACGAGACGGTCCCGGTCGACACCTTCGAACTCGTCCGGCGGCAGGTCGACGTCCGCGGGAGCTATCGGTTCGCGAACACCTACTCGACGGCGATCTCCCTCCTCGAGGCCGGCCGGATCGATGCGGCGGGAACGATCGACGTTGAACTTCCCATCGATCGCATCGGCGACGCGTTCGAGCGGGCCAAAGAACCCGACGTGGTGAAAGGGATGATCACGATGGATTAA
- a CDS encoding universal stress protein yields MVIVAAISDSDQSLAIAAEADKLARAFGDELHFVHVIEETEYTRIVEKQSDMRDTGTGSVEDNEAARAASGIEEVVSSDYEIVGRVGNPGKKVVEYADEVDARYLVVGGRSRSPVGKAVFGSVTQSILLNTDRPVVTVTEQET; encoded by the coding sequence ATGGTCATCGTCGCGGCGATCAGTGACTCTGATCAGTCTCTCGCCATCGCTGCAGAGGCGGACAAACTGGCACGAGCGTTCGGCGACGAACTCCACTTCGTGCACGTCATCGAAGAAACCGAGTACACGAGGATCGTCGAAAAACAATCCGACATGCGAGACACCGGGACGGGGTCCGTCGAAGACAACGAGGCTGCGCGGGCTGCGTCAGGAATCGAGGAGGTGGTCTCTTCCGACTACGAGATCGTCGGACGAGTTGGAAATCCCGGCAAGAAGGTCGTCGAGTACGCGGACGAGGTCGACGCCCGCTACCTCGTCGTCGGTGGCCGATCCCGGTCACCGGTCGGAAAGGCCGTCTTCGGGAGCGTAACGCAATCGATCCTCCTCAACACGGATCGGCCCGTCGTCACGGTTACCGAACAAGAGACGTAG
- a CDS encoding mannonate dehydratase, which produces MVNLAVVLPPQPDERWQLAKQMGVTSAVVHTLEIGDGKTSWSYHDLLQLKNWYEDAGLEISVIEGSVPLTDRVRLGLEGRDEDIEAFKEFLRDCGRLDIPVVCYDWMAGVRWARTESHVESRGGSLVTAYSDDRMHRNGAEPVVEASREQLWDALEYFLQEVGPVAEEARVKLGLHPDDPPRPSVGGVPRIVTSPEAYERVLECYESEYNGITFCQGNFAAMGVDVPETIRRFGDRINFVHFRDIEGDADDFVETWHDAGPTDMLAAMRAYQDAIDDDVPIRPDHVPTMAGEDNSNPGYHTNGRLFAIGYMRGLLEQSEQ; this is translated from the coding sequence ATGGTCAACCTCGCAGTAGTCTTACCACCGCAACCCGACGAGCGATGGCAGCTTGCGAAACAGATGGGCGTGACCAGCGCCGTCGTCCACACGCTCGAGATCGGCGACGGGAAAACGTCCTGGTCCTATCACGATCTGCTTCAATTGAAAAACTGGTACGAGGACGCCGGCCTCGAAATTAGCGTCATCGAGGGCAGCGTTCCGCTTACAGACCGCGTCAGGCTCGGATTAGAGGGGCGCGACGAAGATATCGAGGCGTTCAAGGAGTTTCTCAGGGATTGCGGACGACTCGATATCCCCGTCGTCTGTTACGACTGGATGGCCGGTGTCCGCTGGGCACGGACCGAATCCCACGTCGAGTCCCGTGGTGGCTCCCTCGTGACCGCCTACTCCGACGACCGGATGCACCGGAACGGTGCGGAGCCGGTCGTCGAGGCCTCACGCGAGCAGCTCTGGGACGCACTCGAGTACTTCCTGCAGGAAGTCGGCCCCGTCGCGGAGGAAGCGAGGGTGAAACTCGGACTCCACCCCGACGATCCCCCGCGGCCGTCCGTCGGCGGTGTTCCCCGGATCGTTACGAGCCCTGAAGCCTACGAGCGCGTCCTCGAGTGCTACGAGAGTGAGTACAACGGGATCACGTTCTGTCAGGGGAACTTCGCCGCAATGGGTGTCGACGTCCCGGAAACGATCCGGCGGTTCGGTGATCGGATCAACTTCGTCCACTTCCGCGACATCGAGGGTGATGCGGATGATTTCGTCGAGACGTGGCATGACGCGGGACCAACGGACATGCTCGCCGCGATGCGAGCCTATCAGGACGCGATCGACGACGATGTGCCGATCCGGCCGGATCACGTCCCGACAATGGCCGGCGAAGACAACTCGAACCCTGGGTATCACACGAACGGCCGGCTCTTCGCCATCGGCTACATGCGAGGCCTGCTCGAACAGAGCGAGCAGTAG
- a CDS encoding TRAP transporter small permease gives MLTTLQVFIRWLNLPTFGFLHWTEPAARFVLIVATYLGAAVAVRNNEHISIRFLLERLTKWSPRIGLTVRLLGDLIVVGFLLIALRGTATTAINDWATSIGGIGFVTSGHLYLGIAVGVGLMLIYALLDIVQLIRGLGTESLEETVERQLEEGTTDE, from the coding sequence GTGTTGACGACGCTTCAGGTCTTCATCCGCTGGCTGAACCTCCCGACGTTCGGCTTCCTGCACTGGACCGAACCGGCGGCCCGATTCGTCCTCATCGTCGCGACGTACCTCGGCGCCGCTGTCGCCGTTCGAAACAACGAACATATCTCGATCCGATTTCTCCTCGAGCGGCTCACAAAGTGGAGTCCGCGGATCGGCCTCACCGTTCGACTTTTGGGTGATCTGATCGTCGTTGGATTCCTATTGATCGCCCTCCGCGGGACCGCTACTACGGCGATCAACGACTGGGCAACGTCGATCGGCGGGATCGGATTCGTTACCTCAGGACATCTTTACCTTGGAATCGCCGTGGGCGTCGGGTTAATGCTGATCTACGCCCTCCTCGATATCGTTCAGCTGATACGAGGTCTTGGAACCGAGAGCCTTGAAGAGACTGTCGAGAGGCAGCTTGAGGAGGGGACGACCGATGAGTGA